In one Salvelinus sp. IW2-2015 unplaced genomic scaffold, ASM291031v2 Un_scaffold2647, whole genome shotgun sequence genomic region, the following are encoded:
- the LOC112074473 gene encoding tumor necrosis factor receptor superfamily member 14-like: protein MCSPGNRVHKHCTELTSTSCAPCTDSTFLDEPNGLTACILCTNCDPGFGLTVKQSCRPSSDTVCGTLEGFYCHDPTKDGCRAAQRHSSCKPGQYISDTGTTSTDTVCSDCTGDAYSDGSFTSCQPHTQCDTLKLQQIKPGTHWSDSECGPQTSLSIAVIISAVVVLLALIAAVTAVAIRKKRKDPVSDRTFPETQSPTQVSDREGKSMLFVGTRTDSSLQDIHQNNPV, encoded by the exons ATGTGTTCTCCAG GAAACCGGGTACATAAACACTGTACAGAATTGACAAGTACTTCCTGTGCCCCCTGTACCGACTCCACTTTCCTTGATGAACCCAATGGTCTTACGGCATGCATACTGTGTACAAACTGTGACCCTGGCTTTGGTTTGACGGTAAAGCAGTCATGTAGACCTTCATCAGACACGGTGTGTGGGACACTGGAGGGGTTCTACTGTCATGACCCAACTAAGGATGGTTGTAGAGCAGCCCAGAGACACAGCAGCTGTAAACCTGGTCAATACATCAGTGACACAG GAACAACATCTACAGATACTGTGTGTTCTGACTGTACTGGTGATGCCTATTCAGATGGATCATTTACAtcctgccagccacacacaca ATGTGATACCTTGAAGCTTCAGCAAATTAAACCTGGAACTCATTGGTCCGATTCTGAATGTGGACCACAGACCTCCCTTTCCATAGCTGTAATAATATCTGCTGTGGTGGTGTTACTAGCTTTGATAGCAGCAGTGACGGCAGTAGCTAttaggaaaaaaagaaaagatccTGTATCCG ATAGGACTTTTCCAGAGACACAAAGCCCTACACAG GtatcagacagagagggaaagtcAATGCTGTTTGTGGGAACAAGAACAG ATTCAAGCCTCCAGGACATTCATCAGAACAATCCAGTCTAA